The proteins below come from a single Candidatus Methanoperedens sp. genomic window:
- a CDS encoding CDP-2,3-bis-(O-geranylgeranyl)-sn-glycerol synthase translates to MLPIIAIIIKAVWLMLPAYIANPTAVIFGGGTPIDLGKKWRDGRRILGEGKTFRGLVGGGACGIIIGLIQRQVSPAGEIFVIPSITAVIALSFGALLGDIVKSFFKRRLGFERGEKLLLIDQLDFVAGAWILAYIVDPQWFTENFTYWIIIIVLILTPILHRLTNIIGFHIKLKKEPW, encoded by the coding sequence ATGCTCCCGATAATTGCAATTATTATAAAAGCGGTGTGGCTGATGCTGCCCGCGTATATCGCGAACCCCACGGCTGTAATCTTTGGAGGCGGGACTCCCATTGACCTTGGGAAGAAATGGCGGGACGGGCGAAGAATTCTGGGTGAGGGCAAGACCTTCCGCGGGCTGGTAGGAGGTGGAGCATGCGGGATTATCATTGGTCTTATTCAAAGACAGGTCTCGCCAGCAGGTGAAATCTTTGTAATCCCGTCAATAACTGCTGTGATAGCTCTTTCATTTGGTGCTCTGCTCGGGGATATAGTAAAAAGTTTTTTTAAACGAAGGCTTGGATTCGAGCGCGGGGAAAAACTGCTGCTGATCGACCAGCTGGATTTTGTGGCAGGTGCATGGATTCTTGCCTATATTGTTGATCCGCAATGGTTTACTGAAAACTTTACGTACTGGATAATTATTATAGTTCTCATCCTGACACCGATACTTCACAGATTAACCAATATTATCGGTTTTCATATTAAATTAAAAAAGGAGCCCTGGTAA